The DNA sequence GTTAAAACGTGCcgtttaatttaattcgatttaatttatatatatttaattttaaaataaattaaattaaaaaatttattaaaaaacagcttttaatttttaaaattggcTTTGGACCGttcacttttttaaaaaaaattaaattaaaataaaaaattaagtaaattcacattattaactaaaattatatcttataacgattaataaatgaaaaaatatattataataaataaataaattttaatttttttaatttaaatagaatctattaaaataaataaagttattaaaaattatataaaataaaaaaatcaacatcatttattttaaattaataacattTAAATGTTATTTAAAAATCGATAATTTTTTAGTTGTCATCCattcttgatttttatttataaaaaaataaaattaatgaataaaagaatattattttagtatttttaaaacGGTGATATGTGAACCATCCAATCCAGTTTATAAGAATTTGATTTCAAAAcgaactaaataaaaaaattcattttaaaaataaatttcaattttttgttCAAATTCTTAAAAAACACGGACAATCTCAAATTGTCCACGGATTCAAACTATGACAGTACTACTCAAATCTGCCACTCACGAAGCCGGAAACAAACagaactaggggtgagcattcagtcggttcggttcaaaactgaaccgagctgaataaatcaaaaactgaaattttagtgtttatgaaaatcgaatcgattttgatcaaaaattgaatcgaaccgaaccggtctgattcgattcgattcggtttgatcggttttgatttttaataatttttttattttttacactttatttttaatattttaaaatttaattaaaatattttaattttaatttctctatattattaaaaaaatatattattatcactaattggttcggttcaatttttttggttttttctgataaaaccgaaccgaatcgaaataaccgaaatttctaaaattaaaaattaaatcgaaccgaaatgtataaaaaatcgaaccaaaattttaaatcaatttgattaaatcaattttttcgatttgaaccgaacaCCGCTCACCCTACGCCGATCTATAAATCGCTCTAGAAGGCAGGGAAAACACAAACCCACCAAGACCAACTTAATAGCTGAAATAGCTTCTCATAGCCAACAAAATGAAAGAGAGAACAGGGCCTCAACATTCACATTCTCGTCATAATAGCTGAGGTAGGGTCATTTATACGTCATCCCAACATCGGCGCCATCACCTACCAGTTGTCGACCTCCCTTCCGCCATCAACAAAATCCAACAAACACAGTCCCAAGCCATGTAACTTCACCACAGATAAAAAAAGCTACCCCTCGATCTAAAAAACTAGATATGCTAAAGTTGAAGCGACCTTCatcattgaaataaaaaaaaaaaaaacatgattttgaccttttatatatatagttcaattaaattttaaaatattaaaagtaaaagtAAGAGCCCAAACCCGAATGTGCATGCAGGTTCTTGTACGTATCTTTTGTAAAGTAGCTAATAAAGCCATCTTCATCGAAGCAGCGGCGTTTTGGATTTGTTGTCACCCTCACCCTGACAGCTACTTCACCAAGCTGCTTTTTAAAACCAGACATACATCCAAAACCCATCTTCACCGTGATCTCATTAAATATATTACATCCAAAACCAGACATAAGAATTCGGAATCATTTGCAATAGCCAGGACAAAAGATTATGAAACTTGCCCATCTCTGATCTGGAAAATTTTCTGATTTTGCTGATTTGGGTCATTGTCAAGGAAGGTCCAGAGAAACTAAATGGAAAGTAATAATTTTGGGagcaaattttcaaatcatgcaaaaataaaaaaatattttgaaaatcatgcaggatccgaaaatattttcggatcctgtgtGTCAACCTAGCATCTTCGGCAGTCATAGTGCCGAAGACGCTAGTTCGGCACTTATAATGCCGAAGAAAGGAAGGTTCGGCACCAAAAGTGCCGAACAACAGTTAATGGAGCTTGTTCGGCACTATGAGTGCCGAACAAGCCCCATCCATGCCACGGGAGCAGAACAATATGCTCCCGTGGCAGCTTGGTCTTCGGCACTTATAGTGCCGAAGACCTGTGGCAACGTGCATGGCCAACTGCTCTGGCCATGCAaatcttaaataaaaaaagttaattttggtataataaaaaaataattttaaatattttattattattaattttattataataaaaaaaataatttcaaaaaaataatcttaaattattttatttttattataattttatttttattataatacataaaataattttttaaaaattaattttattattttcaaaaaattaattgttgtataatacaaaaattaattaaaaatattttattatatttttaataattttattataatacaaaaaataaatattttattactcatattaattttattataatataataaataattttaaaaaattaattagtaaaattaataaaataaataatttataataaaatttttaaaattaattttttagaaataataaagttatttttttgaaattatttttttattataataaaattaataataataaaatatttaaaattattttttattgttcgaaaattaattttttttatttaagattTGCATGGTACGTTGCCACAGGTCTTCGGCACTTacgtataaaataatttttaaaaaattaattttattattttcaaaaaattaattgttgtataatacaaaaattaattaaaaatattttattatatttttattaattttattataatacataatattttaaaaatattttattatatttttattaattttattataatacaaaaattaattaaaaatattttattatatttttattaattttattataatacataatattttattatattttattatatttttgaaattattttttttattataataaaattaataataataaaatatttaaaattattttttttattatttgaaaattaatttttttttatttaagcaGCAGGTCTTCGGCACTATAAGTGCCGAAGACCAAGCTGCCACGGGAGCATATTTTTCTGCTCCCGTGGCATGGATGGGGCTTGTTCGGCACCCATAGTGCCGAACAAGCTCCATTAACTGTTGTTCGGCACTTATGGTGCCGAACCTTCCTTTCTTCGGCATTATAAGTGCCGAACTAGTGTCTTCGGCATATGACTGCCGAAGATGCTAGGTTGACacacaggatccgaaaatattttcggatacTGCatgattttcaaaatattttttcatttttgcatgatttgaaaatttgctCTAATTTTGGTGGGAATATATTCGAAGTTTAAATGGAAATTTCTATTGTTTACGTATAACTAAAATTTGGATATCTAAAAAAGGATGGGTTTGGCTTATGCTTACAAGTTATGACAAAAATTGAACAAGACTTGCAGGTGACAATTAATAAAATGCCAAgaaagtaaagaaaaaaaaaaaaaagtttcctTTCGTGGGGTTTCCCTTTTCCCAATGAAACTCGATAGCAATTTCCTAGCTGCCCCTGTAATATAACTTTCACATATGGGCATATTTATAGTTGCACATTTCAATGAAAATTATTGTcttctattttatattaataattaattcaatgaaaattatttattaaaagtgAGATTTAATAATTTACGTGTCATTCATTAGGGCAGCATACAATTGTTCACAATTCAAAGGTCGGCCAATGTGCACACACACTGTCTCTAGGGTCAAAAAATTATGCtgttcattaattattattcctTGCACAACATTGGAGCCTTTtgattctttccttttaaaTTATCTCGATATTTGTGCATTTTGGTTTCTTAAATCAAATTCAACTCTTACAGGAAAATGCTACGTACGAGTCCTTCCCATGCAACTTCGAGGAAGGACCAAAACCAGAACAGAAATGGACACGAAACATATGCAGCAAAAAGCCAGCAATTACAACCTTCCTTCTCTTACCTGTACCTTCGTTGTCTTTAACATTTCCTTCTAAGACACTGTCCCTAgcttttctatatatatatatatgcacccTCAGCTGAGATTTTCAACATATTTTCACAAGATCATTTGAATCCTTATTGATTAATATCGATCACTACCCATTTGTTTGTTTCTAATGGGATCGAGAAGTGGggtggtttttgaagatttcttTCCAGCCATGGTGGAGAAGCTGGGTGCTGATGGGTTTATGAAGGAGCTGTGTAATGGATTTCGGTTGTTGATGGATGAAGAGAAAGGAGTGATAACTTTTGAGAGCTTGAAGAGGAATTCTAATCTTCTTGGGTTGCAAGATATGAACGATGATGAAATAATGTGTATGTTGAGAGAAGGTGATTTAGATGGAGATGGAGCTTTGAATGAAATGGAGTTTTGTACActtatgttcaggttgagtccTGGCTTGATGAGCAGCTCAAGAAAATGGCTTGTTGAAGCTCTTGTTAGTGAAATGTAGGCTTTCATATCATTGTTGTTCTTAGAAAaatcctttctttctttcttttttttctcagCCGATCGGTTTGTAATTTCCAGTTTACTAGAAGTGAGTTGTTAATGCCATGAATCAATCGACCTGTATTTCAATGAGTTTTTGATTCAATAGTGTTGAATTTTTCGTATGATCCAGCACTTTGAGTCGGTCTCattattaaatcaaatgtttttcaaGCTGTATGGCCATGCATAACCACTCTCTCATAGGCCTGGCCTGTCTGAATTTTTTTTAGGCCCAGAATTGGCGAGCTTTATTTCAAAGTATAAAGCCTAGATACGGTCTCAGTTCTGTTAACTAACACACTGGGAATTCTTTCAAATACTCGGATGTATAAATCTTAAAATCAATTTAGgagaaatatatttaattcgATATCCCtaattatatgatattttttattaaaaataatgagaTTCACATACCACATtagttaaaatgaaaaattaaacattattaataatttctcTCATCCTTTTAATTTAGAGAGAATCCACTCTCAAATGAAAAGAGTATCTATAATTCATATAAACCGTATATTATCTCTTTTTACAATCAATATGAAATTAGAGGTGTGTTAAAATTCTATATCGATCATAGACACTCTCTTTTGAGTTAATTTTTGAAGTGAATTAGACatgattcaaatttaataaatttcattaaaagatcgataatataaaaatttacgaTAAATTCAAAACAAATAGATTAGAAGAACTCTCATAAATAAATCACAAAATTGTTAAATTAAATCAACAAAACAAAACTATCTCCATTTAGAGGGGAGAGAGCAAAATCTACTGTTGATGGAAAAATAAAGCTTGCTTGTCTAGAACGGTAAATGAAGAAGACCTGACtttctccaagacaaaactgttttGTTTTGGTAACTTAATATTGAATTCTCCATAAGTATTTGAATGGCTAGcttcaattattaaatttcatttactGCGATGATTGCTACTTGATTTTAGGTTTTCGTAATTCAAAAGATTAAAGTGGTTTCCTATCAAATCAAACCTACATTATAATTTAAGTTAAGTTAGTTAGCCAATTTTAAGATCCATGGGCTGAAATCTCCTCATATATGCATATGGGCctgatttaatatttattttcaagcATTATCAGAgatgatataattttaaaaacaacTCTAATGCTATTATTgtagaaaaaaaagttttttttataagtttttggAAAGGGATAAATTACAGATTCGGCCATAATCTTTTTATAATAAGCAGAtaggattttaaaaataagaaaagatgCAAATTGACTGAACCATGTGATCTGTTTTATAAAAAACAGGGGGAGGGTAGACTCAGAACAGAGAGATAAAAGCACAGCACTCAAAACACAACATGCACATGTAGAAGCCGACCTTGTATCTCTCTTTCTTCTAACACCCAATCCctcaaacttttaaaaaaaaaacaatgaaaTCCTGCGAGCTCTGTGTCTCTTCAGCTAAAATATACTGTGAATCAGATCAAGCAAGTCTCTGCTGGGACTGCGATGCCAAGGTTCATTGTGCTAATTTTCTTGTTACTAAACATTCAAGAACCCTTCTCTGCCACCTCTGCCAATCTTTCACGCCGTGGACCGCCACTGGACCCAAGCTCAGCCCTACTGTTTCTGTTTGTCAGAACTGTGTAAACAATTCCAATTGTAGAGAAGAAAGGGGCAACGAAAatgatcagagtagagatggtgATGatcatgatgatgatgattttgATAAGGAAGATGACAGTGGAGATGATGAAGACGATGAAAATGGTGATGGAAGCGATGATGATGACGATGAAGAAAATCAAGTGGTTCCATGGTCTTCTACAGCGCCACCACCGGCTTCAAGTTCTTCTAACAGTGATCAAGAATGCTCCACTAGGATGTCTTGCAGCGACGAAAGTGCTTCTCAATCAAGAATTGCATTTTCTTTGAAGCGAATCAGAGAAACTACGGAGCATATTTCTCAGGTAAAATCTTGTTAAATCTTGATCCCATGAATTGTTGCTTTGAAGCAGGACCGTCTAGGCTGTCTGATACCCAATATAATCCAAATGCTTGTATGTCTGTTTCAGGCAAGGCCATTGAAGGACAAGGAAAGAACCATGAGTGATTCTTACAAGGGATTGCAGAAACCTAAAGTTGCAGAAAAAACCATGAAGTTTGACATCTGCAAACTGAAAAAAACATCAAGGAAATGCCAGTGAGTGAAACAATTACAGCCAGGTAATTGCAACTCTAATCTGAGATTGATCTGTACTATTGTTGCTTTAACAATTAACCCACTTAGAAAAACTGTGTCTTGTAATAATCACAGGTACTTGTTTCTTCTGATTATTGTTATTAACCTTAAATAAACGTTAATGCTCAAAATGTGGTaatattttaatgaagaaagagaaTTGAATAGAAATTGCAGGTGTTGGTCAGTGTCAAAAGAATTTCTATGGCACCCATTTGGTCCCCAGGTGAAGGGTGGGACCCCAACTCTAAAACAAATGTGGACACCATTGTCTGTGAAGGAAGATAGTTTTGATACCTTAGAccaatgaagaagaaaagtctaACAGGTGGACAAAACCTTGGACTTTAGTGATGCTGATATTCATTGTTTCTTTGGCAGGAACCACAAGTTTTTCCTCTTGTATTCCTTCGTTTGCTATTAGCTATTAGTTTAGATTTGTACTTGGCCAAGTCCAGACTCAATGTACAATCCATTCGGAAAAGTATATTCGGAAATCCCAaccaatcaattaaaatatatcatatatattaaaattatagctGTGTTCTATCCATATTATTAATGGgatgtt is a window from the Manihot esculenta cultivar AM560-2 chromosome 16, M.esculenta_v8, whole genome shotgun sequence genome containing:
- the LOC110607632 gene encoding calcium-binding protein PBP1 gives rise to the protein MGSRSGVVFEDFFPAMVEKLGADGFMKELCNGFRLLMDEEKGVITFESLKRNSNLLGLQDMNDDEIMCMLREGDLDGDGALNEMEFCTLMFRLSPGLMSSSRKWLVEALVSEM
- the LOC110607628 gene encoding putative zinc finger protein CONSTANS-LIKE 11 produces the protein MKSCELCVSSAKIYCESDQASLCWDCDAKVHCANFLVTKHSRTLLCHLCQSFTPWTATGPKLSPTVSVCQNCVNNSNCREERGNENDQSRDGDDHDDDDFDKEDDSGDDEDDENGDGSDDDDDEENQVVPWSSTAPPPASSSSNSDQECSTRMSCSDESASQSRIAFSLKRIRETTEHISQARPLKDKERTMSDSYKGLQKPKVAEKTMKFDICKLKKTSRKCQ